The Verrucomicrobiota bacterium genome segment ATATTTTCAACAAAACGAAGAACCACAACGCACAAAATTCTTTTCTCTGTCATCAGCTTATCACGGTGACACCGTTGGAGCTATGAGTCTTGGACAAAGCCCTACCTTTCACCACTCATACCAAAACTTACTATTTAAAACCGAAGAAATCAGAGCACCTTACTGTTATCGCTGTCCCTACAATCGCTCTAAACCAGAGAAAAAGGATGCTCGGCTTACTTGTAAATGTAAAATGGAATGCGTGAAGTTAGCAGAGCAGAAGCTTACACAATCTACTAAAGAAAATGCTGCTTGGGTCGTCGAACCAAGAGTGCAAGGTGCAGCAGGATTTATTATGCATCCCGAAGGTTATCTTACTAAAACCTGTAAAATAGCTCAGGAAACCGGAGCTAAAGTGATTCTTGATGAAGTTATGACTGGTTTTGGCCGAACAGGTCCTCTATTTGCCTTTCAAAAAGAAGACGTCAAACCTGACTTAATGGCCTTGGCAAAAGGTCTTACCGGAGGCTACTTACCACTTGCAGCAACTCTTTGCACAGAAAAGATTTTTGACGGGTTTCGCGGTGACCTTTCACGCACATTTTATCATGGCCATAGTTATACTGGAAACCAATTGGGTTGCGCAGCGGCGGTAAAAAACATAGAACTTCTTCAACGCACTGAATCTCAAGCACATAGAGAAAAGCTGACGAATCAACTCGCTCAACAAAGCCAATCATTTTGGCAACACCCCCATGTAGGTGACATACGCCAAGAAGGCCTCGTCCTAGCAATTGAACTCGTAGAGGATTTTGCCACCCGCAAACCCTTTCCTACTCAAAAACGTCTCGGATACCATATTTGTGAAAAGGCCAAGGACTATGGGCTTCTCACTAGGCCAGTGGGCGATGTCCTCATGCTGATGCCTCCTTACTGTACAACGACTTCTCAACTAAACGAAATGCTAGAAGCTTTACAGAACGCTTTAATGGACATATTACCTGCTTGAATGAAAGGGGCATTTATTACTGCAACAGGAACGGAAATAGGAAAAACCTATTTTACTTGCCAATGGGTGAGAGCACTTAGACAAAAACAGATGCCTGCTTTAGGTCTCAAGCCCATCATATGTGGAGAAAGAACAGACGC includes the following:
- the bioA gene encoding adenosylmethionine--8-amino-7-oxononanoate transaminase; the protein is MNQWITWDRKHLWHPFTPIDSWLDPSYSPILIENGEGAHLIDQNGKKYLDGNSSIWTNLHGHAHPELTEAINEQAAKISHSSFLGLTHPLAAQLAKELIQLTQQKDPNNLSRTFFSDDGSTAIETAIKIVYQYFQQNEEPQRTKFFSLSSAYHGDTVGAMSLGQSPTFHHSYQNLLFKTEEIRAPYCYRCPYNRSKPEKKDARLTCKCKMECVKLAEQKLTQSTKENAAWVVEPRVQGAAGFIMHPEGYLTKTCKIAQETGAKVILDEVMTGFGRTGPLFAFQKEDVKPDLMALAKGLTGGYLPLAATLCTEKIFDGFRGDLSRTFYHGHSYTGNQLGCAAAVKNIELLQRTESQAHREKLTNQLAQQSQSFWQHPHVGDIRQEGLVLAIELVEDFATRKPFPTQKRLGYHICEKAKDYGLLTRPVGDVLMLMPPYCTTTSQLNEMLEALQNALMDILPA